The Melopsittacus undulatus isolate bMelUnd1 chromosome 24, bMelUnd1.mat.Z, whole genome shotgun sequence genome includes a window with the following:
- the BLVRB gene encoding flavin reductase (NADPH) isoform X2, giving the protein MEPVKNIAIFGATGRTGRATVQLAAEGGYHVTVLVRDPARLPTPLPPIRVVRGDARDPAAVAEVVRGQDGVIIVLGTGNDLSPTTVMSDGTRTIVEAMKAHGVRKVVACLSAFLLWDIQKVPPRLLPVTEDHIRMHQILQDSGLDCVYVMPPHISEELPLTGDYSVSVGSSGSSRVISTWDLGHFLLRCLSSQSYNGQSVYVCQSYSKE; this is encoded by the exons ATGGAGCCCGTGAAGAACATCGCGATCTTTGGGGCTACTGGTCGGACTGGGAGAGCCACAGTCCAACTGGCGGCggaggggg GGTACCACGTGACCGTCCTGGTGCGCGACCCCGCGCGGCTCCCGACGCCGCTGCCCCCGATCCGCGTCGTGCGCGGGGACGCGCGTGACCCCGCGGCCGTGGCCGAGGTCGTGCGGGGTCAGGACGGGGTCATCATCGTGCTGGGAACCGGAAACGACCTCA GCCCCACCACGGTGATGTCAGACGGCACCAGAACCATCGTGGAGGCCATGAAGGCTCATGGGGTCCGCAAGGTCGTGGCCTGTCTGTCGG CATTCCTGCTCTGGGATATACAGAAGGTGCCTCCGCGGCTGCTGCCGGTGACTGAGGATCACATCCGGATGCACCAGATCCTACAGGATTCGGGGCTGGACTGTGTCTATGTGATGCCGCCTCACATATCTG AGGAGCTTCCCCTCACTGGTGACTACTCAGTGTCTGTGGGATCCTCAGGCTCTTCCCGAGTCATTTCCACCTGGGATTTGGGTCATTTCCTGCTCCGGTGCCTGAGCTCCCAGAGCTACAATGGCCAAAGTGTCTACGTCTGCCAGAGCTACAGCAA GGAATAG
- the BLVRB gene encoding flavin reductase (NADPH) isoform X1, producing MEPVKNIAIFGATGRTGRATVQLAAEGGYHVTVLVRDPARLPTPLPPIRVVRGDARDPAAVAEVVRGQDGVIIVLGTGNDLSPTTVMSDGTRTIVEAMKAHGVRKVVACLSAFLLWDIQKVPPRLLPVTEDHIRMHQILQDSGLDCVYVMPPHISEELPLTGDYSVSVGSSGSSRVISTWDLGHFLLRCLSSQSYNGQSVYVCQSYSKE from the exons ATGGAGCCCGTGAAGAACATCGCGATCTTTGGGGCTACTGGTCGGACTGGGAGAGCCACAGTCCAACTGGCGGCggaggggg GGTACCACGTGACCGTCCTGGTGCGCGACCCCGCGCGGCTCCCGACGCCGCTGCCCCCGATCCGCGTCGTGCGCGGGGACGCGCGTGACCCCGCGGCCGTGGCCGAGGTCGTGCGGGGTCAGGACGGGGTCATCATCGTGCTGGGAACCGGAAACGACCTCA GCCCCACCACGGTGATGTCAGACGGCACCAGAACCATCGTGGAGGCCATGAAGGCTCATGGGGTCCGCAAGGTCGTGGCCTGTCTGTCGG CATTCCTGCTCTGGGATATACAGAAGGTGCCTCCGCGGCTGCTGCCGGTGACTGAGGATCACATCCGGATGCACCAGATCCTACAGGATTCGGGGCTGGACTGTGTCTATGTGATGCCGCCTCACATATCTG AGGAGCTTCCCCTCACTGGTGACTACTCAGTGTCTGTGGGATCCTCAGGCTCTTCCCGAGTCATTTCCACCTGGGATTTGGGTCATTTCCTGCTCCGGTGCCTGAGCTCCCAGAGCTACAATGGCCAAAGTGTCTACGTCTGCCAGAGCTACAGCAAGGAATAG